TGCCGCTCTTCTTGTCGTCGTAATCACCAATCTCGAGCTCTGTACAGTCGGCAGTCAAACCGCTGGTCAATGAAGAAGAAACACGCGGACCGAGGTCGCGACCGATAACGGTGGCACCCATCAATGCAATCTGAGGCTTCTCCTCCTTGAAGAGGTTGACGAGAATGTCGGTATGTGGAGCTGAAGTATATGGGAACAATCCCTCAGCATCGAAAACAAATAATTTATCTACACCATAAGGGAGAATCTGATCTTCTACCTGGCCCTTGATGCCGGTACCTGCCACGATGGCATGGAGCTCCACGCCCTGCTGGTTGGCGAGCTTACGACCCTTGGTGAGCAATTCCTGAGATACTTCGGCAACGGTTGTGCCTTCTACCTCGCAATATACAAATACGTTGTTCATTGTCTTTTTTAATAAAGCATTTTTAAATGAATCGGAGTCTGAATCATCCTTCGATGATTATCCGATAATACTTTCGTTCAACAATTCCTTCATCAGTCCGTCGATGTCCTCATCGCTGCTGGTCAGGGTCTTGCTTTCCTTAGCCTGGAACACGATGTTCTTCACGGCCTTCACCTTGGTAGGAGAACCGCTCAAACCGCACTGTGCAGGGTCGCCATCCACATCGGCAACGCTCCACTGGTTCAGAGTCAGGTAAGGGCGCTCCTCATAAAGGTTAGCCCAAGGCTCATCGCCCTTTCGCTCCATAGGGCAGGTAGCGTATTTATATTTCATTACGAGCTTCACGTTGCAAGGACGACATGGAGCAGCACTGCCGTTTACGGTGATAACCAATGGCAATGGAGCCTCTACGGTCTCAACACCACCATCGATGAGGCGGCGGATAGTAGCCTTGCCATCCTCTACCTTGAGGATTTCCTCTGCATAGGTAACCTGGTTCAATCCCAACTTCTGAGCCACCTGAGGACCCACCTGAGCAGTATCACCATCGATAGCCTGGCGACCACCGATTACGATGTCAACGTCACCAATCTTCTGGATACCTGTAGCAAGGGCATAAGAAGTAGCCAATGTATCAGCACCAGCAAAGAGACGGTCGGTGAGCAACCAACCTGTATCTGCACCACGATAGAGACCCTGGCGGATGATTTCGCCAGCACGTGGAGGACCCATGGTCAAAATTCCAACTGTAGAACCTGGATTCTGCTCCTTCAAACGGAGAGCCTGCTCCAATGCGTTCAAATCTTCAGGATTGAAGATGGCTGGAAGAGCTGCACGGTTTACGGTGCCTTCGGCTGTCATCGCATCCTTACCCACATTTCTTGTGTCAGGTACTTGCTTGGCAAGTACAACGATTTTTAAACTCATATTAATAAATGGTTATTGTTATAATTTCCTTTAAGTTGTTAGTGCTCGGTACTCAAGTTGGGCGTTTTCGAGTTCGGTTGTAGGGCGCTTGGATGCCCTCTTCTTCACTTTCCAATGTTCAATTTGGGACAAAACACGTCGGCA
The Segatella copri DNA segment above includes these coding regions:
- a CDS encoding electron transfer flavoprotein subunit beta/FixA family protein → MSLKIVVLAKQVPDTRNVGKDAMTAEGTVNRAALPAIFNPEDLNALEQALRLKEQNPGSTVGILTMGPPRAGEIIRQGLYRGADTGWLLTDRLFAGADTLATSYALATGIQKIGDVDIVIGGRQAIDGDTAQVGPQVAQKLGLNQVTYAEEILKVEDGKATIRRLIDGGVETVEAPLPLVITVNGSAAPCRPCNVKLVMKYKYATCPMERKGDEPWANLYEERPYLTLNQWSVADVDGDPAQCGLSGSPTKVKAVKNIVFQAKESKTLTSSDEDIDGLMKELLNESIIG